One Mauremys mutica isolate MM-2020 ecotype Southern chromosome 9, ASM2049712v1, whole genome shotgun sequence DNA segment encodes these proteins:
- the TSPAN6 gene encoding tetraspanin-6 isoform X1, with amino-acid sequence MASPSRRLQTKPVITCLKSVLLTYSFVFWISGIILLAVGIWGKVGLEVYFSLLNEKATNVPYVLIGTGTVVILLGTFGCFATCRGSTWMLKLYAMFLSLIFLIVLVAAVVGFVFRHEIKNNFESNYSLALKNYNTTMDPHSEAVDTIQRTLHCCGVQSYSDWVNTTYFAQKGIPLSCCKFQNCTESDLKELDKAKAMVYGNGCFSMVTTVMESKMGIVAGISFGVACFQLVGIFLACCLSRYITNNQYEMV; translated from the exons ATGGCGTCCCCGTCCCGCAGGCTGCAGACGAAGCCGGTGATCACCTGCCTCAAGAGCGTCCTGCTCACCTACAGCTTCGTGTTCTGG ATCTCTGGCATTATCCTCCTGGCAGTTGGCATCTGGGGCAAGGTGGGCCTAGAGGTGTATTTCTCCCTGTTAAATGAGAAGGCCACCAATGTCCCCTACGTACTCATTGGCACAGGCACTGTTGTCATTCTTCTGGGCACTTTTGGCTGTTTCGCCACCTGCCGTGGAAGCACATGGATGTTAAAACTG TATGCCATGTTCTTGTCCCTCATCTTCTTGATTGTGCTGGTGGCTGCTGTTGTAGGATTTGTGTTCAGACATGAG ATTAAGAACAACTTTGAAAGCAACTACAGTCTTGCTCTGAAGAACTACAATACAACAATGGATCCCCACAGCGAGGCGGTGGATACCATCCAGAGAACT TTACACTGCTGTGGAGTCCAGAGCTACTCAGACTGGGTGAACACTACCTATTTTGCACAGAAGGGAATCCCTCTGAGCTGCTGCAAGTTCCAAAACTGCACAGAGAGTGATCTGAAGGAGCTGGATAAAGCCAAGGCTATGGTGTATGGTAAT GGTTGTTTCAGTATGGTAACAACAGTTATGGAGTCCAAAATGGGCATTGTGGCTGGTATCTCCTTTGGCGTCGCTTGCTTCCAG TTGGTTGGGATCTTTCTCGCCTGCTGCCTTTCCCGGTACATCACAAACAATCAGTACGAGATGGTGTAA
- the TSPAN6 gene encoding tetraspanin-6 isoform X2 → MLKLYAMFLSLIFLIVLVAAVVGFVFRHEIKNNFESNYSLALKNYNTTMDPHSEAVDTIQRTLHCCGVQSYSDWVNTTYFAQKGIPLSCCKFQNCTESDLKELDKAKAMVYGNGCFSMVTTVMESKMGIVAGISFGVACFQLVGIFLACCLSRYITNNQYEMV, encoded by the exons ATGTTAAAACTG TATGCCATGTTCTTGTCCCTCATCTTCTTGATTGTGCTGGTGGCTGCTGTTGTAGGATTTGTGTTCAGACATGAG ATTAAGAACAACTTTGAAAGCAACTACAGTCTTGCTCTGAAGAACTACAATACAACAATGGATCCCCACAGCGAGGCGGTGGATACCATCCAGAGAACT TTACACTGCTGTGGAGTCCAGAGCTACTCAGACTGGGTGAACACTACCTATTTTGCACAGAAGGGAATCCCTCTGAGCTGCTGCAAGTTCCAAAACTGCACAGAGAGTGATCTGAAGGAGCTGGATAAAGCCAAGGCTATGGTGTATGGTAAT GGTTGTTTCAGTATGGTAACAACAGTTATGGAGTCCAAAATGGGCATTGTGGCTGGTATCTCCTTTGGCGTCGCTTGCTTCCAG TTGGTTGGGATCTTTCTCGCCTGCTGCCTTTCCCGGTACATCACAAACAATCAGTACGAGATGGTGTAA